The following coding sequences lie in one Allochromatium vinosum DSM 180 genomic window:
- the infB gene encoding translation initiation factor IF-2 codes for MSEVTVKQLASTVGIPVERLLTQLKDAGISAGDADSKLTEQEKVQLLAYLRRSHGKDEGEADGGPGQVTIKRKSVSELRVPQAAAPRSNTPNSRPAPAARGGGKTVSVEVRRKRTYVKRADEPATGTTPAPRRQSNDRSRAGRERAAATSAVIDESRRRAALEAMRAEQEARRLAEQEEQERRAREEEARLEEERRQAAEARRRAEEEARQQAEREAAERQARGVTEEPSAEATAEAGEAETETPARRAEAAKPKKAAKKAAEPVEKEKEKEKDRPAKKVVRKETAPVRVRDIAVAGRGEYEDIDGPGGGRGPRRRKKSSKPQLQDKHAFQKPTAPVVREVEIPEAITVAELANRMSVKASVVVKELFKQGMMVTINQNLDRDTAILVVEEMGHKAVVADERDAEGTLLDEMQEQEGQFEALPRPPVVTIMGHVDHGKTSLLDYIRRTRVASGEAGGITQHIGAYHVETDKGTVSFLDTPGHAAFSAMRARGAKVTDIVILVVAADDGVMPQTVEAIHHARAAGVPLIVAINKMDKPEANPDKVMQELTQYEVLTEEWGGDTMMVKVSAKAGLGIDELLDAILLQAEVLELKAPVEGPARGAIVESSLDKGRGPVATVLVQSGTLKRGDIIVSGGEYGRVRAMFDESGSPVESAGPSIPVQVLGLSGTPNAGDDVITVSDERRAREVAEFRAARSRQNRFDEQRGVSLDQLFTQLKDGEQKAVNLILKADVQGSLEALRESLLKLTNDEVKVAIVASGVGGITESDANLAVTSNAILLGFNVRADAAARRVVEEKGLDLRYYSIIYELIDEVKQAISGLLSPIVTEEIIGLAEVRDVFRSSKFGAVAGCMVVEGVIKRNNPIRVLRNNVVVYEGALESLRRFKDDVAEVKHGMECGIGVKNYNDVQPGDQIEVFERTEKARVL; via the coding sequence ATGAGTGAAGTCACGGTCAAGCAACTCGCCTCAACGGTCGGCATTCCGGTCGAGCGACTCCTAACCCAGTTGAAGGACGCCGGTATCAGCGCCGGCGATGCGGATTCCAAGCTGACGGAGCAGGAGAAGGTGCAACTGCTCGCCTATCTGCGCCGCAGTCACGGCAAGGACGAAGGTGAAGCCGACGGCGGTCCGGGTCAGGTCACGATCAAGCGCAAGTCGGTCAGTGAACTGCGTGTTCCTCAGGCCGCTGCGCCCCGCAGCAACACACCGAATTCACGCCCGGCACCGGCCGCGCGCGGTGGCGGCAAAACGGTGAGCGTCGAGGTGCGGCGCAAGCGCACCTATGTCAAGCGCGCCGACGAGCCGGCCACCGGCACCACGCCCGCGCCGCGTCGCCAATCCAACGATCGCAGCCGCGCCGGACGCGAGCGTGCGGCCGCCACCAGTGCCGTGATCGACGAGTCGCGGCGGCGCGCGGCGCTCGAAGCGATGCGTGCCGAGCAGGAAGCGCGTCGTCTCGCCGAGCAGGAAGAACAGGAGCGCCGCGCCCGCGAGGAAGAAGCGCGCCTGGAGGAAGAGCGCCGTCAGGCCGCCGAGGCGCGCCGTCGCGCCGAGGAAGAAGCGCGCCAGCAGGCTGAGCGTGAGGCCGCCGAGCGTCAGGCGCGTGGAGTGACCGAGGAACCCAGCGCCGAGGCGACGGCCGAAGCCGGCGAAGCCGAGACCGAGACGCCCGCGCGTCGCGCCGAAGCCGCCAAGCCGAAGAAGGCGGCCAAGAAAGCCGCTGAGCCGGTCGAAAAGGAAAAGGAGAAGGAAAAAGACCGCCCGGCCAAAAAGGTCGTCCGCAAAGAGACCGCACCGGTGCGTGTCCGCGATATCGCGGTCGCCGGACGCGGCGAGTACGAAGACATCGATGGTCCTGGCGGTGGTCGCGGTCCGCGTCGGCGCAAGAAGTCCTCCAAGCCGCAGCTCCAGGACAAGCATGCCTTCCAGAAGCCCACGGCTCCGGTCGTGCGCGAGGTCGAGATCCCCGAGGCCATCACGGTCGCCGAGCTGGCCAATCGCATGTCGGTCAAGGCGTCCGTGGTCGTCAAGGAGCTGTTCAAGCAGGGCATGATGGTCACGATCAACCAGAATCTCGATCGCGACACCGCGATCCTGGTGGTCGAAGAGATGGGCCACAAGGCCGTCGTCGCCGACGAGCGCGATGCCGAGGGCACCCTGCTCGACGAGATGCAGGAGCAGGAGGGCCAGTTCGAGGCGTTGCCGCGCCCGCCCGTCGTCACCATCATGGGCCATGTCGACCACGGCAAGACCTCGCTGCTCGACTACATCCGCCGCACCCGTGTCGCCTCCGGCGAGGCCGGCGGCATCACCCAGCACATCGGCGCCTATCACGTCGAGACCGACAAGGGCACGGTGTCCTTCCTCGACACCCCCGGTCACGCGGCCTTCTCGGCCATGCGTGCGCGTGGTGCCAAGGTGACGGACATCGTCATCCTGGTCGTCGCGGCTGACGACGGCGTCATGCCACAGACGGTCGAGGCCATCCACCATGCCCGCGCTGCCGGTGTGCCGCTGATCGTCGCCATCAACAAGATGGACAAGCCCGAGGCCAACCCCGACAAGGTGATGCAGGAGCTGACCCAGTACGAGGTGCTGACCGAGGAATGGGGCGGCGACACCATGATGGTCAAGGTTTCGGCCAAGGCCGGTCTCGGTATCGACGAGCTGCTCGACGCTATCCTGCTCCAGGCCGAAGTGCTCGAACTCAAGGCTCCGGTCGAGGGTCCGGCGCGCGGCGCCATCGTCGAGTCGAGTCTCGACAAGGGACGCGGTCCGGTGGCGACGGTGCTGGTTCAGTCCGGTACGCTCAAGCGCGGTGACATCATCGTTTCCGGTGGCGAATACGGCCGCGTGCGCGCCATGTTCGACGAGTCCGGTTCGCCGGTCGAATCGGCCGGTCCCTCGATCCCGGTCCAGGTGCTGGGTCTGTCGGGCACGCCGAACGCGGGAGACGATGTCATCACGGTCAGCGACGAGCGCCGTGCCCGCGAGGTGGCTGAGTTCCGCGCCGCCCGCTCGCGTCAGAACCGCTTCGACGAGCAGCGCGGCGTGAGTCTCGATCAGCTCTTCACCCAGCTCAAGGACGGCGAGCAGAAGGCGGTCAACCTCATCCTCAAGGCCGACGTGCAGGGCAGCCTGGAAGCGCTGCGCGAGAGTCTGCTCAAGCTCACCAACGACGAGGTCAAGGTCGCGATCGTTGCCTCGGGCGTGGGCGGGATCACCGAGTCCGACGCCAACCTGGCCGTCACCTCGAACGCCATCCTGCTCGGCTTCAACGTCCGTGCCGATGCCGCCGCGCGTCGCGTGGTCGAAGAGAAGGGCCTGGATCTGCGCTACTACAGCATCATCTACGAGCTGATCGACGAGGTGAAGCAGGCGATCTCGGGTCTGCTCAGTCCGATCGTCACCGAAGAGATCATCGGTCTGGCGGAAGTGCGCGACGTGTTCCGGTCCTCCAAGTTCGGTGCTGTGGCCGGCTGTATGGTGGTCGAGGGCGTCATCAAGCGTAACAACCCGATCCGCGTGCTGCGCAACAACGTCGTGGTCTACGAGGGCGCGCTCGAATCGCTGCGTCGCTTCAAGGACGACGTGGCCGAGGTCAAGCACGGCATGGAGTGCGGTATCGGCGTCAAGAACTACAACGACGTGCAGCCCGGCGACCAGATCGAAGTCTTCGAGCGCACCGAGAAGGCCCGCGTCCTGTGA
- the rbfA gene encoding 30S ribosome-binding factor RbfA — MNEREFDRTERIGAEMKRALAVLVRDQVKDPRLANITVHEVRVTRDLAHAKVYFTCFPSDEDTPAQERLLNKQLAGFLRHALAQEVRLRAMPQLHFVYDESIAQGQHLSDLIEQAVAKDRPATEEEH, encoded by the coding sequence GTGAACGAACGTGAATTCGACCGCACCGAGCGTATCGGTGCTGAGATGAAACGCGCGCTGGCGGTGCTGGTGCGCGATCAGGTCAAGGATCCGCGTCTGGCCAACATCACGGTGCACGAGGTGCGGGTGACGCGCGACCTGGCCCATGCCAAGGTCTATTTCACCTGCTTCCCCAGCGACGAGGACACGCCGGCGCAGGAGCGGCTGCTCAACAAGCAGCTCGCCGGTTTCCTGCGTCATGCACTGGCGCAGGAAGTGCGGCTGCGGGCCATGCCGCAACTGCACTTCGTCTACGACGAATCCATCGCTCAGGGCCAGCATCTGTCGGACCTGATCGAGCAGGCCGTCGCCAAGGACCGGCCCGCGACCGAAGAGGAGCACTGA
- the truB gene encoding tRNA pseudouridine(55) synthase TruB has translation MGRRRNSGRPVTGILLLDKPLGLSSNEALQRVKRYYRAAKAGHTGSLDPLATGLLPCCLGDSTKFSAFLLDADKRYRVRVRLGETTATGDAEGEVLERAPIDGVTEARLREVLADFLGPIDQLPPMYSAVKHQGQRLYELARQGLEVERQPRRIEIHALELLSMELPEIELDVHCSKGTYVRTLAEDIGRELGCGAHVSALRRTGVGPYAEPDVSFVTGEQIAALAEAEDFAALDALLLPLDSALGHCPALKLSADTAFYLGQGQAVQVPQAPTEGLVRLYDPSSHFLGVGEIRDDGKVQPKRLI, from the coding sequence ATGGGACGCCGCCGTAATTCGGGACGCCCCGTGACCGGGATCCTGCTGTTGGACAAGCCGCTGGGTCTGTCCTCGAACGAGGCCCTGCAACGGGTCAAGCGTTATTATCGCGCCGCCAAGGCGGGGCATACCGGGAGTCTGGACCCCTTGGCGACCGGGCTGCTGCCCTGTTGTCTGGGCGACTCGACCAAGTTCTCGGCCTTTCTGCTGGATGCCGACAAACGCTATCGCGTGCGTGTGCGTCTGGGCGAGACCACGGCCACGGGCGATGCGGAAGGTGAAGTGCTGGAGCGCGCGCCGATCGATGGCGTGACCGAAGCCCGTCTGCGTGAAGTGCTAGCCGATTTTCTTGGTCCCATCGATCAGTTGCCGCCCATGTATTCGGCGGTCAAGCATCAGGGCCAGCGGCTCTATGAGCTGGCGCGTCAGGGTCTGGAAGTCGAGCGCCAGCCGCGCCGCATCGAGATCCATGCACTCGAACTGCTGTCGATGGAGCTGCCCGAGATCGAACTCGACGTGCACTGTTCCAAGGGCACCTATGTCCGCACCCTGGCCGAGGACATCGGCCGCGAACTCGGTTGCGGCGCCCATGTGAGCGCCCTGCGCCGGACCGGCGTCGGCCCCTATGCCGAGCCGGACGTGAGCTTCGTCACCGGCGAGCAGATCGCCGCGCTGGCCGAGGCCGAGGATTTCGCCGCGCTCGACGCCCTGCTGCTGCCGCTCGACAGCGCGCTCGGACACTGCCCGGCCCTGAAACTCTCGGCCGACACCGCCTTCTATCTCGGGCAGGGACAGGCGGTGCAGGTGCCCCAGGCGCCGACCGAAGGTCTGGTCCGGCTCTATGATCCCTCGTCGCACTTCCTGGGTGTCGGCGAGATCCGCGACGACGGAAAAGTCCAACCCAAACGATTGATTTGA
- the rpsO gene encoding 30S ribosomal protein S15, whose amino-acid sequence MTMTAADKKKVVDEYARGERDTGSPEVQVALLTARILELTDHFKEHKQDHHSRRGLVRMVNSRRKLLDYLKRKDLDRYRDLIARLGLRR is encoded by the coding sequence ATGACAATGACTGCGGCTGACAAGAAGAAGGTCGTCGACGAATACGCCCGCGGCGAGCGCGACACGGGTTCGCCCGAGGTTCAGGTCGCGCTACTGACAGCGCGCATCCTGGAACTGACCGACCACTTCAAAGAGCACAAGCAGGATCATCACTCACGTCGCGGTCTGGTGCGCATGGTCAATTCCCGGCGTAAACTGCTCGACTATCTCAAGCGCAAGGATCTCGACCGCTATCGCGATCTGATCGCGCGCCTGGGTCTGCGTCGCTAA
- the pnp gene encoding polyribonucleotide nucleotidyltransferase: MIPTPIVKEFQFGNQTVRLETGEIARQADGAVLVNMDDTVVLVTVVVDKRPGAERDFLPLTVEYQEKTYAAGRIPGGFFRREGRPSEGEILTARLIDRPIRPLFVEGFCNEVQIIATVKSLNPAVNPEVPALIGASAALALSGAPFNGPIAAARVGYKNGEYILNPALTGLNPDSDLDLVVAGTDKAVLMVESEARGLSEEIMLGAVLFGHEQMQVVIQAIRELAAEAGKPAMDWTPHAVNPVLTEAVRLAGGDAIAAAYRIKEKQARYTALGAARTAIVEQLCAGETPAWTESQVKAAIEALESTTVRESILAGEPRIDGRDTKTVRPITIRTGVLPRTHGSALFTRGETQAMVITTLGTERDSQIIDALEGERREHFMLHYNFPPFCVGEIGRVGSPKRREIGHGRLAKRGVLAVMPSIEEFPYSVRVVSEITESNGSSSMASVCGTSLALMDAGVPIKAPVAGVAMGLIKEGERFAVLTDIMGDEDHLGDMDFKVAGTADGINALQMDIKIEGITREIMEIALAQAKEGRLHILGEMNKVIDSHRVEMSEHAPRIIEIKIHPEKIRDVIGKGGSVIRAITEETGATIDINDDGVVKIFSVVKAAGEEAKRRIRLITADVEVGKVYEGKVARLMDFGAFVTILPGRDGLVHISQICEERVQSVSDKLKEGDVVRVKVLEVDKQGRIRLSMKAVEPGE; the protein is encoded by the coding sequence GTGATTCCCACCCCTATCGTTAAAGAGTTCCAATTCGGCAATCAGACCGTCAGGCTGGAAACCGGCGAGATCGCGCGCCAGGCCGATGGTGCTGTCCTGGTCAATATGGACGACACCGTGGTCCTCGTGACGGTCGTGGTCGACAAGCGGCCGGGCGCAGAGCGCGACTTCCTGCCCTTGACGGTCGAGTATCAGGAAAAGACCTACGCCGCCGGACGCATCCCCGGCGGCTTTTTTCGGCGCGAGGGCCGTCCGAGCGAGGGCGAGATCCTCACCGCGCGTCTGATCGACCGTCCGATCCGCCCGCTGTTCGTCGAGGGCTTCTGCAACGAGGTGCAGATCATCGCGACCGTCAAGTCGCTGAACCCGGCGGTCAATCCCGAGGTTCCGGCGCTGATCGGTGCCTCGGCCGCGCTCGCGCTCTCCGGCGCGCCCTTCAACGGCCCGATCGCCGCCGCGCGCGTCGGCTACAAGAACGGTGAATACATCCTCAATCCGGCGCTGACCGGTCTGAATCCGGATTCGGATCTGGATCTGGTGGTGGCCGGCACCGACAAGGCCGTGCTCATGGTCGAGTCGGAGGCACGCGGGCTGTCGGAAGAGATCATGCTCGGCGCGGTGCTGTTCGGGCACGAGCAGATGCAGGTCGTGATCCAGGCTATCCGCGAGCTGGCCGCCGAAGCGGGCAAGCCGGCGATGGACTGGACGCCGCATGCGGTCAACCCGGTTCTGACCGAGGCCGTGCGTCTGGCCGGCGGCGACGCGATTGCCGCGGCCTACCGCATCAAGGAAAAGCAGGCGCGTTATACCGCGCTCGGTGCTGCGCGCACCGCCATCGTCGAACAACTGTGCGCCGGCGAGACGCCCGCCTGGACCGAGTCCCAGGTCAAGGCCGCCATCGAGGCGCTGGAGTCGACCACAGTGCGCGAGTCGATCCTGGCCGGCGAGCCGCGCATCGACGGGCGCGACACCAAGACCGTGCGTCCGATCACCATCCGCACCGGCGTGCTGCCGCGCACCCACGGCTCGGCGCTGTTCACGCGCGGCGAGACCCAGGCGATGGTCATCACCACGCTCGGTACCGAGCGCGACTCGCAGATCATCGATGCGCTGGAAGGCGAGCGGCGTGAGCACTTCATGCTGCATTACAACTTCCCGCCCTTCTGCGTCGGCGAGATCGGCCGTGTCGGCAGCCCCAAGCGGCGCGAGATCGGTCACGGACGTCTGGCCAAGCGCGGCGTGCTGGCGGTGATGCCGAGCATCGAGGAGTTCCCCTATTCGGTGCGCGTGGTCTCCGAGATCACCGAATCCAACGGCTCCAGCTCTATGGCCAGCGTCTGCGGCACCAGTCTGGCGCTGATGGACGCGGGCGTGCCGATCAAGGCGCCGGTCGCCGGTGTCGCCATGGGTCTGATCAAGGAAGGCGAGCGCTTCGCCGTCCTCACCGACATCATGGGTGACGAAGACCACCTGGGCGACATGGACTTCAAGGTCGCGGGTACCGCCGACGGCATCAACGCGCTCCAGATGGACATCAAGATCGAGGGCATCACGCGCGAGATCATGGAGATCGCCCTGGCGCAGGCCAAAGAAGGCCGTCTGCACATCCTCGGCGAGATGAACAAGGTCATCGACTCGCATCGCGTCGAGATGTCCGAACATGCCCCGCGCATCATCGAGATCAAGATCCATCCCGAGAAGATCCGCGACGTCATCGGCAAGGGCGGCTCGGTCATCCGCGCCATCACCGAGGAGACGGGCGCGACCATCGACATCAACGACGATGGCGTGGTCAAGATCTTCTCCGTGGTCAAGGCCGCCGGCGAGGAAGCCAAGCGCCGCATCCGTCTGATCACCGCCGATGTCGAGGTGGGCAAGGTCTACGAAGGCAAGGTCGCGCGCCTGATGGACTTCGGCGCCTTCGTCACCATCCTGCCCGGACGCGATGGCCTGGTGCACATCTCGCAGATCTGCGAGGAGCGCGTGCAGTCGGTCAGCGACAAGCTCAAGGAAGGCGACGTGGTGCGTGTGAAGGTGCTGGAAGTCGACAAGCAGGGCCGTATCCGTCTGAGCATGAAGGCGGTCGAACCGGGCGAATAA
- the rnk gene encoding nucleoside diphosphate kinase regulator, with amino-acid sequence MSSQPKIILSSLDAERLENLIESLPRNAFPGMDELEAELARAEVVDPREMPPNVVSMNSTVRFRVMSTNEAFTLTLVYPKDMDASGGKISILAPVGSALLGLSSGDEIEWPKPGGGVLRVRIEEVTYQPERAGEYFR; translated from the coding sequence ATGAGCAGCCAACCCAAGATCATCCTCTCGTCGCTCGATGCCGAGCGGTTGGAAAACCTGATCGAGTCCCTGCCCCGCAACGCCTTTCCGGGCATGGATGAGCTGGAAGCCGAGCTGGCGCGCGCCGAGGTCGTGGACCCGCGCGAGATGCCGCCGAATGTCGTGAGCATGAACTCGACCGTGCGCTTCCGGGTGATGTCCACGAACGAAGCCTTCACCCTGACCCTGGTCTATCCCAAGGACATGGACGCGAGCGGCGGCAAGATCTCGATCCTGGCCCCGGTCGGCAGTGCCCTGCTCGGTCTGTCGTCGGGCGACGAGATCGAATGGCCCAAGCCGGGCGGCGGCGTGCTGCGCGTTCGGATCGAGGAAGTCACCTACCAGCCCGAGCGCGCCGGCGAATATTTCCGTTGA
- a CDS encoding circularly permuted type 2 ATP-grasp protein: MLKSFQAGGTRWSDAQAERPAAAYHEFYRDDFQPREHYLPLWKHIQRAGQRGLALKAREAHLALHNEGVTFTLYSDQESGIERVWPFDILPRLVTAGEWTPIEAGLKQRIRALDRFIHDVYHEQCILKDGVVPPELIYRGRDLCRDILDVDPPGGVYIHISGVDLIRDESGRYLVLEDNLRTPSGVSYMIENRLIERRILPEFFQRYRVRPVEHYPERLLQRLRQLSPRGAADAVVVVLTPGIFNSAYFEHSFLAREMGVELAEGRDLVCRNDRVYLKTTLGLRQVDVIYRRIDDDYLDPLVFRPDSLLGVPGIIRAWRAGHVALVNAPGTGIADDKAVYAYVPDIIRYYLGEEPILPSVPTYQMTDPQDRDYVLDNLERMVIKAVSESGGREMLMGPTSTAGQRDDFTRRIQADPRRYIAQPVIQLSRHICYLDGELESRHLDLRPFVLHGGDEIEVIPGGLTRVALTKGSLVVNSSQGGGSKDTWVLAD; the protein is encoded by the coding sequence ATGCTGAAATCATTCCAAGCCGGTGGCACCCGCTGGTCGGACGCTCAGGCGGAGCGTCCGGCCGCGGCCTATCACGAGTTCTATCGCGACGATTTCCAGCCGCGCGAGCACTATCTCCCGCTGTGGAAGCACATCCAGCGTGCCGGTCAGCGCGGACTGGCGCTCAAGGCGCGCGAGGCCCATCTGGCGCTCCATAACGAAGGCGTCACGTTCACCCTGTATTCCGACCAGGAGTCGGGGATCGAACGGGTCTGGCCCTTCGATATCCTGCCGCGTCTGGTGACGGCCGGGGAGTGGACGCCGATCGAGGCCGGTCTCAAGCAGCGTATCCGCGCGCTCGACCGCTTCATCCACGACGTCTATCACGAGCAGTGCATCCTCAAGGATGGCGTGGTGCCGCCCGAGCTCATCTATCGCGGCCGTGATCTCTGTCGCGACATCCTCGATGTCGATCCGCCGGGCGGTGTCTACATCCATATCAGCGGGGTCGATCTGATCCGCGACGAGAGCGGGCGCTATCTGGTACTGGAGGACAATCTGCGCACCCCGTCCGGCGTCTCCTACATGATCGAGAATCGGCTGATCGAGCGCCGTATCCTGCCCGAGTTCTTCCAGCGCTATCGGGTGCGGCCGGTCGAGCACTATCCCGAGCGGCTGCTTCAGCGCCTCCGTCAGCTCTCGCCGCGCGGCGCGGCGGATGCCGTGGTGGTGGTCCTGACCCCAGGGATCTTCAACTCGGCCTATTTCGAGCACAGCTTCCTCGCCCGCGAGATGGGCGTGGAGCTGGCCGAGGGGCGGGATCTGGTCTGTCGCAACGATCGGGTCTATCTCAAGACCACGCTCGGGCTGCGTCAGGTCGACGTCATCTACCGGCGTATCGACGACGATTATCTGGACCCGCTGGTCTTCCGGCCCGACTCGCTGCTCGGGGTGCCGGGGATCATCCGCGCCTGGCGGGCCGGCCACGTCGCCCTAGTCAACGCCCCCGGCACCGGGATCGCCGACGACAAGGCGGTCTATGCCTATGTGCCCGACATCATCCGCTACTATCTGGGCGAGGAGCCGATCCTGCCGAGCGTGCCGACCTATCAGATGACCGATCCGCAGGACCGCGACTATGTGCTCGACAACCTGGAGCGCATGGTGATCAAGGCCGTCTCCGAATCGGGCGGGCGCGAGATGCTGATGGGGCCGACCTCGACGGCCGGCCAGCGCGACGACTTCACGCGCCGTATCCAGGCCGATCCGCGCCGCTATATCGCCCAGCCCGTGATCCAGCTCTCGCGCCACATCTGCTATCTGGACGGCGAGCTGGAATCGCGCCACCTGGATCTGCGCCCCTTCGTGCTCCACGGCGGCGACGAGATCGAGGTCATCCCCGGCGGTCTGACCCGCGTGGCCCTGACCAAGGGGTCACTGGTGGTCAATTCCTCGCAGGGCGGTGGCAGCAAGGACACCTGGGTACTGGCCGACTGA
- a CDS encoding alpha-E domain-containing protein produces MLSRIAESLYWMARHLERADNTARVLDINVVHRLAAEEGLTEEGQWLPLLTILGADDRYAETYPDGRVSVQRVIRLLTQAETNPGSILNCLRLARENARAARDRISTPVWETIDALCRTAEARLKATLPPWQAAEFHAFVHREVATVYGLAQGTMMRGEAHSFTRFGALQERADMTARILDVRYHLLLPDPSLVGSPLDYYQWGVLLKSLSGFDAYRRLYQAGVRPVDVIDFVILNPDFPRSLVYCVSRLERSLERIGQRPEGEVGACLERLRAHLAGVGAADIMAQGLHEYLDAFLTALLELSDALTRDYFNHDV; encoded by the coding sequence ATGCTGAGTCGAATCGCCGAATCGCTGTACTGGATGGCCCGCCACCTGGAACGGGCCGACAACACCGCGCGGGTGCTGGACATCAATGTCGTCCACCGGCTGGCGGCCGAGGAGGGGCTGACCGAGGAGGGGCAGTGGCTGCCGTTGCTGACCATCCTGGGCGCCGACGACCGCTATGCCGAGACCTACCCGGACGGTCGGGTGAGCGTGCAGCGCGTCATCCGGTTGCTGACCCAGGCCGAGACCAATCCCGGCAGCATCCTCAACTGTCTGCGTCTGGCGCGCGAGAACGCCCGCGCGGCACGCGACCGGATCTCGACGCCGGTGTGGGAGACGATCGACGCCCTCTGTCGCACCGCCGAGGCGCGGCTCAAGGCCACGCTGCCGCCCTGGCAGGCGGCTGAGTTCCATGCCTTCGTCCATCGCGAGGTGGCCACCGTCTACGGTCTGGCACAGGGCACCATGATGCGCGGCGAAGCCCACAGCTTCACCCGCTTCGGTGCCCTGCAGGAGCGCGCCGACATGACCGCGCGCATCCTCGACGTGCGCTATCACCTGCTGCTGCCGGACCCCAGTCTGGTGGGTTCACCGCTCGATTATTATCAATGGGGCGTGCTGCTCAAATCGCTCTCGGGCTTCGATGCCTACCGGCGCCTCTATCAGGCCGGGGTGCGTCCGGTCGACGTCATCGACTTCGTGATCCTGAATCCGGACTTTCCGCGTTCGCTGGTCTATTGCGTCAGCCGCCTGGAACGCTCGCTGGAACGCATCGGCCAACGGCCCGAGGGCGAGGTGGGTGCCTGTCTGGAGCGGCTGCGCGCGCATCTCGCCGGGGTCGGAGCGGCGGACATCATGGCCCAGGGGCTGCACGAGTATCTGGATGCCTTCCTGACCGCCTTGCTGGAGTTGAGCGACGCCCTGACGCGGGATTACTTCAATCACGACGTGTGA
- the nikR gene encoding nickel-responsive transcriptional regulator NikR, translating into MSSTESTIRFTVSLPKTLLDELDRRLVNKGYASRSELVRDLIRERIVEETWERGDAEVAGVLTIVYDHHQRELTQQILDIQHRQYVHVVATTHVHLDHHNCLETIIIRGMPAEIERLSLEIGGLRGVRFAELTRASKVEH; encoded by the coding sequence ATGTCGAGCACCGAATCAACCATCCGTTTCACCGTCTCGCTCCCCAAGACACTGCTCGACGAACTCGATCGGCGTCTGGTGAACAAGGGCTATGCCTCACGCTCCGAGCTGGTGCGCGACCTGATCCGGGAGCGGATCGTCGAGGAGACCTGGGAGCGCGGCGACGCCGAAGTCGCCGGGGTGCTGACCATCGTCTACGACCACCATCAGCGCGAGCTGACCCAGCAGATCCTGGACATCCAGCATCGTCAGTACGTTCATGTGGTGGCCACGACCCATGTCCATCTGGATCATCACAACTGTCTGGAGACCATCATCATCCGCGGGATGCCGGCCGAGATCGAACGGCTCAGCCTGGAGATCGGCGGCTTGCGCGGCGTGCGCTTCGCCGAATTGACGCGCGCGTCCAAAGTCGAGCATTGA